In one Bosea sp. RAC05 genomic region, the following are encoded:
- a CDS encoding response regulator, with amino-acid sequence MALDPSMPILVVDDYQTMVRIIRNLLKQLGFENVDDASDGQAAIAKMRDKRYGLVISDWNMEPMTGFELLQRVREEDALASTPFIMVTAESRTENVIAAKKAGVNNYIVKPFNAQTLRSKIESVCTG; translated from the coding sequence ATGGCTCTAGACCCGTCCATGCCCATTCTGGTGGTCGATGACTACCAGACGATGGTTCGGATCATCCGCAACCTCTTGAAACAGCTCGGCTTCGAGAATGTCGATGATGCGTCCGACGGGCAGGCCGCGATCGCCAAGATGCGGGACAAGCGCTACGGGCTCGTGATCTCCGACTGGAACATGGAGCCGATGACCGGCTTCGAGCTGCTGCAGCGGGTGCGCGAGGAAGACGCGCTGGCCTCGACCCCCTTCATCATGGTGACGGCGGAGTCGCGCACCGAGAACGTCATCGCCGCCAAGAAGGCGGGCGTGAACAACTACATCGTCAAGCCGTTCAACGCACAGACGCTGCGCTCGAAGATCGAGTCCGTCTGCACCGGCTGA
- a CDS encoding MaoC family dehydratase yields the protein MKSALYTVHAFEDLTIGMSQSLMRTVMERDISLFADLSGDANPIHLCDRYAANTKFGQRIAHGMLTASLVSALLGTRLPGPGAVYLSQTLTFLAPVKIGDVVTARVEVMELVAERRRARLFCECLVDGKAVLEGEAWVALPPARPRD from the coding sequence ATGAAGAGCGCCCTCTATACCGTCCACGCCTTCGAGGACCTGACCATCGGCATGAGCCAGAGCCTCATGCGGACGGTGATGGAGCGCGACATCTCGCTCTTCGCCGACCTCTCGGGCGACGCCAACCCGATCCATCTCTGCGACCGCTACGCCGCCAACACCAAGTTCGGCCAGCGCATCGCCCATGGCATGCTGACCGCGAGCCTGGTCTCGGCCCTGCTCGGCACGCGGCTGCCGGGGCCGGGGGCGGTCTATCTCTCGCAGACGCTGACCTTCCTCGCCCCCGTCAAGATCGGCGACGTCGTCACGGCCCGGGTCGAGGTGATGGAACTGGTGGCGGAGCGTCGCCGCGCGCGGCTGTTCTGCGAATGCCTCGTCGACGGCAAGGCCGTGCTCGAGGGTGAGGCCTGGGTCGCCCTGCCGCCGGCCCGCCCGCGAGACTGA
- a CDS encoding bifunctional riboflavin kinase/FAD synthetase produces MTDSAEASSSFVIDPAKPVPAALRGAVLVLGNFDGVHRGHAELAREAVELARQRGRRPAALTFEPHPRSVFRPEEPVFRLTSPSVKAELLGGLGLPLTFVLPFNRDIAAIRAEAFIDDLLLGRLGAAGLVCGYDFHFGQGRAGSPEMLRERCEKEGIPVIVVPPFAWAGEAVSSTLIRTALEQGDVARAAAMIGRPWFVRGVVAHGDKRGRELGYPTANLHLPRDCRLKYGIYAVRMKIDGIWHDGVASFGSRPTFDDGAPRLETFVFDFSGDLYGQQVDVAFVSWLRGEAKFDSLPALITQMDEDSARARDILARTPPFRP; encoded by the coding sequence ATGACCGATTCCGCCGAAGCCTCGTCCAGTTTCGTGATCGACCCCGCCAAGCCCGTCCCCGCGGCCCTGCGCGGCGCCGTGCTGGTGCTCGGCAATTTCGACGGCGTCCATCGCGGCCATGCCGAGCTGGCGCGCGAGGCGGTGGAGCTGGCGCGGCAACGGGGCCGGCGGCCGGCGGCCCTGACCTTCGAGCCCCATCCGCGCAGCGTCTTCCGGCCCGAGGAACCGGTCTTCCGCCTGACCTCGCCGAGCGTGAAGGCGGAACTGCTGGGCGGGCTCGGCCTGCCGCTCACCTTCGTGCTGCCGTTCAACCGCGACATCGCCGCGATCCGGGCCGAGGCCTTCATCGACGATCTCCTGCTCGGGCGGCTCGGCGCCGCCGGCCTCGTCTGCGGTTATGATTTCCATTTCGGCCAGGGCCGGGCCGGCTCGCCCGAGATGCTGCGGGAGCGCTGCGAGAAGGAGGGCATCCCCGTCATCGTCGTGCCGCCCTTCGCCTGGGCGGGCGAGGCGGTGTCGTCGACGCTGATCCGCACCGCGCTGGAGCAGGGCGACGTCGCCCGCGCCGCGGCGATGATCGGCCGGCCCTGGTTCGTGCGCGGCGTGGTGGCGCATGGCGACAAGCGCGGCCGCGAGCTCGGCTACCCCACCGCCAACCTGCATCTGCCCCGCGACTGCCGGCTGAAATACGGCATCTATGCCGTGCGCATGAAGATCGACGGCATCTGGCATGACGGCGTCGCCAGCTTCGGTAGCCGCCCGACCTTCGACGACGGCGCGCCGCGGCTGGAAACCTTCGTGTTTGATTTCAGCGGCGATCTCTACGGCCAGCAGGTCGACGTCGCCTTCGTCTCCTGGCTGCGCGGCGAGGCGAAGTTCGACTCGCTTCCAGCCCTGATCACCCAGATGGACGAAGACAGCGCCCGTGCGCGCGACATCCTCGCCAGGACGCCGCCCTTCCGTCCGTAA
- the ileS gene encoding isoleucine--tRNA ligase: MTDKTADKTDATDYSQTLFLPQTEFPMRAGLPQREPELLARWAKMDLYRKLREAGKGRDRFVLHDGPPYANGNIHIGHALNKVLKDLVTRSQQMLGFDSNYVPGWDCHGLPIEWKIEEQYRAKGLNKDDVDVVEFRKECRTFAEHWVSVQREEFKRLGVEGDWDDPYLTMAYPAEAQIAREIMKFAETGQLYRGSKPVMWSVVEKTALAEAEVEYEEHTSDTVFVAFPILSYNDQNPASVPLVYEQRGLEFGRQFVPGQVEAELSSVDLLTARIVIWTTTPWTIPGNRAISYSHRIQYGVFQVIAAPEGNWAKQGDVFIIADRLANDFAKATKVQELKRLRDVGAAELETIRCAHPLAGLAGGYTFKVPLLNGDHVTDDAGTGFVHTAPGHGREDFDVWMSNKQRLEAPIVASARIDTRIPYTVDADGRFTKDAPGFEGAQVITDKGEKGNANEVVIKALAASGNLVARGRLKHQYPHSWRSKKPVIFRNTPQWFIAMDKGVDTLGNRTLREVALGAIKDTQWVPAAGENRINGMIANRPDWVVSRQRAWGVPITVFVAKESKEILVDAKVNAAIAEAFEAEGADAWFTDTDGARFLKPFGYDPARYERVTDVLDVWFDSGSTHAFTLEKRADLRARRRGDGGNDRVMYLEGSDQHRGWFHSSLLESCGTRGRAPYDIVLTHGFCLDEKGEKMSKSKGNVTAPQDIIKDSGADILRLWVAAADYSDDLRIGKEILKTFVETYRKLRNTMRWMLGTLAHFSEDIRVAEIQTMPELERLMLHRLAEIGPQVEEAYRTYDYKKVVTLLSQFMNTELSAFYFDVRKDVLYCDPLSSHVRKSALTVVDHLFRCLTTWLAPILVFTAEEAWLERYPEQKTLDGSVHLELFAQAPAAWLDSELAERWGKIRKVRRVVTGALELERAAKRLGSSLEAAPQVFVSDPDLLAALSGADLAEISITSAIRVESGEGPTDAVRLPEVPGVAVVPHRADGVKCARSWRYFDPATADPAYPTVTPRDAKALRELGRGAA, encoded by the coding sequence ATGACCGACAAGACCGCCGACAAGACCGACGCGACCGATTATTCCCAGACCCTGTTCCTGCCCCAGACCGAGTTTCCGATGCGGGCCGGCCTGCCGCAGCGCGAGCCTGAACTGCTCGCCCGCTGGGCGAAGATGGACCTCTACCGCAAGCTGCGCGAGGCCGGCAAAGGCCGCGACCGCTTCGTCCTGCATGACGGCCCGCCCTACGCCAACGGCAACATCCATATCGGCCATGCGCTCAACAAGGTCCTGAAGGACCTCGTCACGCGCTCGCAGCAGATGCTGGGCTTCGATTCCAACTACGTCCCGGGCTGGGACTGCCACGGCCTGCCGATCGAGTGGAAGATCGAGGAGCAGTACCGCGCCAAGGGGCTGAACAAGGACGACGTCGATGTCGTCGAGTTCCGCAAGGAATGCCGCACCTTCGCCGAGCACTGGGTCTCGGTCCAGCGCGAGGAGTTCAAGCGGCTCGGCGTCGAGGGCGACTGGGACGATCCCTACCTGACCATGGCTTACCCGGCCGAGGCGCAGATCGCCCGCGAGATCATGAAATTCGCAGAGACCGGCCAGCTCTATCGCGGCTCCAAGCCGGTGATGTGGTCGGTGGTCGAGAAGACCGCGCTCGCCGAGGCCGAGGTCGAGTACGAGGAGCACACGAGCGACACGGTGTTCGTGGCGTTTCCGATACTTAGCTACAACGATCAGAACCCGGCGTCTGTGCCGCTCGTTTATGAGCAGCGCGGCTTGGAATTCGGTCGCCAGTTTGTGCCCGGACAGGTTGAGGCCGAGCTGTCATCGGTTGATCTTTTGACAGCGCGTATCGTCATCTGGACAACCACGCCTTGGACGATTCCCGGCAATAGGGCGATTTCCTATTCGCATCGCATCCAGTATGGCGTGTTTCAGGTGATCGCTGCGCCCGAGGGCAACTGGGCCAAGCAAGGTGACGTATTCATCATCGCAGACCGTCTGGCGAATGACTTTGCCAAGGCGACCAAAGTTCAGGAACTAAAGCGCCTCCGCGATGTAGGAGCGGCGGAGCTTGAGACGATTCGTTGCGCGCATCCGCTGGCAGGCCTTGCTGGGGGCTATACGTTCAAAGTGCCCTTGCTCAACGGCGATCACGTTACGGATGACGCCGGGACTGGTTTCGTGCACACCGCGCCGGGCCACGGTCGAGAAGACTTCGATGTATGGATGTCAAACAAACAGCGTCTTGAAGCGCCGATAGTCGCTTCGGCCCGTATAGACACCCGCATCCCCTACACCGTCGATGCCGATGGCCGCTTCACCAAGGACGCGCCGGGTTTCGAGGGCGCGCAGGTCATCACCGACAAGGGCGAGAAGGGCAACGCCAACGAGGTCGTCATCAAGGCGCTCGCGGCGTCCGGCAACCTCGTCGCCCGCGGCCGGCTCAAGCACCAGTATCCCCATAGCTGGCGCTCGAAGAAGCCGGTCATCTTCCGCAACACGCCGCAATGGTTCATCGCCATGGACAAGGGCGTCGACACGCTGGGCAACCGCACCCTGCGCGAGGTCGCGCTCGGCGCGATCAAGGACACGCAATGGGTCCCCGCCGCCGGCGAGAACCGCATCAACGGCATGATCGCCAACCGCCCGGACTGGGTGGTCTCGCGCCAGCGCGCCTGGGGCGTGCCGATCACGGTCTTCGTCGCGAAGGAGAGCAAGGAGATCCTGGTCGACGCGAAGGTGAACGCCGCCATCGCCGAGGCTTTCGAGGCTGAAGGGGCGGACGCCTGGTTCACCGACACCGACGGCGCCCGCTTCCTGAAGCCCTTCGGCTATGACCCGGCGCGCTACGAGCGCGTCACCGACGTGCTCGACGTCTGGTTCGATTCAGGCTCGACCCATGCCTTCACCCTGGAGAAGCGCGCCGATCTGCGCGCCCGCCGTCGCGGCGACGGCGGCAATGACCGGGTGATGTATCTCGAGGGCTCGGACCAGCATCGCGGCTGGTTCCATTCCTCGCTGCTCGAAAGCTGCGGCACGCGCGGCCGCGCGCCCTACGACATCGTGCTGACGCACGGCTTCTGCCTCGACGAGAAGGGCGAGAAGATGTCGAAGTCCAAGGGCAACGTCACCGCGCCCCAGGACATCATCAAGGACTCAGGCGCCGACATCTTGCGCCTCTGGGTCGCGGCCGCCGACTATTCCGACGATCTGCGCATCGGCAAGGAGATCCTCAAGACCTTCGTCGAGACCTATCGCAAGCTGCGCAACACGATGCGCTGGATGCTCGGCACGCTCGCCCATTTCAGCGAGGACATCCGCGTCGCCGAGATCCAGACCATGCCGGAACTGGAGCGGCTGATGCTGCACCGGCTGGCCGAGATCGGCCCGCAGGTCGAGGAGGCCTACCGCACCTACGACTACAAGAAGGTCGTGACGCTGCTCTCGCAGTTCATGAACACCGAGCTCTCGGCCTTCTATTTCGACGTCCGCAAGGACGTGCTCTATTGCGATCCGCTGTCGAGCCATGTCCGCAAGAGCGCGCTGACCGTCGTCGACCATCTCTTCCGCTGCCTGACGACCTGGCTCGCGCCGATCCTGGTCTTCACCGCCGAGGAAGCCTGGCTGGAGCGTTATCCCGAGCAGAAGACGCTCGACGGCTCGGTCCATCTCGAGCTCTTCGCGCAGGCCCCGGCCGCCTGGCTCGATTCCGAGCTCGCCGAGCGCTGGGGCAAGATCCGCAAGGTCCGCCGCGTCGTCACCGGCGCACTCGAGCTGGAGCGTGCGGCCAAGCGTTTGGGCTCCTCGCTCGAAGCCGCCCCGCAGGTCTTCGTCTCCGATCCGGACCTGCTCGCCGCGCTGTCGGGGGCCGATCTCGCCGAGATCAGCATCACCTCCGCCATCCGCGTCGAGAGCGGGGAGGGCCCCACTGATGCCGTCCGACTGCCCGAGGTGCCGGGCGTCGCGGTGGTCCCGCACCGCGCCGACGGCGTCAAATGCGCGCGCTCCTGGCGCTATTTCGACCCCGCGACCGCCGATCCGGCCTATCCGACGGTTACCCCGCGCGACGCGAAGGCGCTGCGCGAACTCGGCCGGGGCGCCGCGTGA
- the lspA gene encoding signal peptidase II, with protein MTPVRRLGLAIVLVVFVVDQALKLWLLFGLRLAETGPFAVLPFMDIVLAWNRGISYGLFQQHSDIGRWGLVVISIAAAIWLGRWMWREPRPLTVASLALIVGGALGNGLDRAVYGAVVDFVHLHWGSFSWYIFNVADAAIVVGVVGLLYESFRPAAENAA; from the coding sequence GTGACGCCGGTTCGCCGCCTCGGTCTCGCCATCGTCCTGGTCGTCTTCGTCGTCGACCAGGCGCTGAAGCTCTGGCTGCTCTTCGGCCTGCGCCTGGCCGAGACCGGCCCGTTTGCCGTCCTGCCCTTCATGGACATCGTACTGGCCTGGAACCGCGGCATTTCCTACGGGCTGTTCCAGCAGCACAGCGACATCGGCCGCTGGGGGCTCGTCGTCATCTCGATCGCAGCCGCCATCTGGCTCGGCCGCTGGATGTGGCGCGAGCCGCGGCCGCTGACGGTCGCCAGCCTCGCCCTCATCGTCGGCGGGGCGCTCGGCAACGGGCTCGATCGCGCGGTCTATGGGGCGGTCGTGGACTTCGTCCACCTGCACTGGGGCAGCTTCAGCTGGTACATCTTCAACGTCGCCGATGCCGCCATCGTTGTCGGGGTGGTCGGGCTGCTGTATGAGTCCTTCCGGCCGGCGGCCGAAAATGCGGCCTGA
- a CDS encoding M16 family metallopeptidase produces MARVNMHAQPLKAAQPVESFRLANGLDVVVVPDRRAPVVTHMVWYRNGSADDPAGKSGIAHFLEHLMFKGTAKWPAGEFSKIVAGLGGQENAFTSFDYTAYFQRVPKEHLRAMMDYEADRMTGLAFDESVVGPERDVVLEERKMRVDADPAAQLGEEFSAALFVHHPYGTPIIGWEHEIEGLNRDDAFAYYQRFYTPENAILVVAGDTDADTVRRLAEETYGAIPARGEAPVRKRPAEPDPRAARRVSLSDPRVRQPSLRRGWLTPTYLSGDAGEVFALELLAEILGGGTTSRLYRRLCVEADLASGASAYFMGSMVDRAAFQLSVSPRPGVEMAALEAGLDAALAAFLSEGPSELELARARTRLVAETIFARDSQSSLARIFGASLAVGETVEDVLAWPARIEAVPREAVVEAARRYLRPDRGVTGLLLPSA; encoded by the coding sequence ATGGCCCGGGTGAACATGCATGCGCAGCCGCTGAAGGCCGCCCAGCCGGTGGAATCGTTCCGCCTGGCCAATGGTCTCGACGTCGTGGTGGTGCCGGACCGGCGCGCCCCCGTCGTCACCCATATGGTCTGGTACCGCAACGGCTCGGCCGACGATCCGGCCGGCAAGTCCGGCATCGCCCATTTCCTCGAGCACCTGATGTTCAAGGGCACGGCGAAATGGCCGGCGGGTGAGTTCTCCAAGATCGTCGCCGGGCTCGGCGGCCAGGAGAACGCCTTCACCTCCTTCGACTACACCGCCTATTTCCAGCGCGTGCCGAAGGAGCATCTCCGCGCGATGATGGATTACGAGGCCGACCGGATGACCGGGCTGGCCTTCGACGAGAGCGTCGTCGGGCCCGAGCGCGACGTCGTGCTGGAAGAGCGCAAGATGCGCGTCGATGCCGACCCCGCCGCCCAGCTCGGCGAGGAGTTCTCGGCCGCGCTCTTCGTCCACCACCCCTATGGCACGCCGATCATCGGCTGGGAGCACGAGATCGAGGGCCTGAACCGGGACGACGCCTTCGCCTATTACCAGCGCTTCTACACGCCGGAGAACGCGATCCTCGTCGTCGCCGGCGACACCGACGCCGACACGGTCCGCCGCCTTGCCGAAGAGACCTATGGCGCCATTCCCGCCCGCGGCGAGGCCCCGGTCCGCAAGCGCCCGGCGGAGCCCGATCCGCGTGCGGCGCGACGCGTCTCGCTGAGCGACCCGCGCGTGCGCCAGCCCTCGCTGCGGCGCGGCTGGCTGACGCCGACCTATCTCAGCGGCGACGCCGGCGAGGTCTTCGCGCTCGAGCTCCTGGCCGAGATCCTCGGCGGCGGCACCACCTCGCGGCTCTATCGCCGCCTCTGCGTCGAGGCCGATCTGGCCTCCGGCGCCAGCGCCTACTTCATGGGGTCGATGGTCGACCGCGCCGCCTTCCAGCTCTCGGTCAGCCCGCGGCCGGGCGTCGAGATGGCGGCGCTGGAAGCCGGCCTCGATGCCGCGCTCGCGGCCTTCCTCAGCGAGGGGCCGAGCGAACTCGAACTCGCCCGCGCCCGCACCCGCCTCGTCGCCGAGACGATCTTCGCCCGCGACAGCCAGTCCTCGCTCGCCCGCATCTTCGGCGCGTCGCTGGCCGTCGGCGAGACGGTGGAGGACGTGCTGGCCTGGCCGGCGCGCATCGAGGCCGTCCCGCGCGAGGCGGTCGTCGAGGCGGCGCGACGCTATCTGCGGCCCGACCGTGGCGTCACCGGCCTGCTCCTGCCCTCCGCCTGA
- a CDS encoding M16 family metallopeptidase: MNAPIPAAATSLAGPSVPVQKVRSPAGVEAWLVEEHSLPLIAVDFAFDGGATRDPENAAGSAYLVSGLLDEGAGDLDAEAFQGRLADHAISLGFDARRDDFHGHLQTLSSHRDTAFELLALSLNAPRFDADAVERVKGQVISGLQRQAQNPESLCRNALYAAAFPGHPYGRPEKGDVDSVSRLEAQALKGLSRDLLARAGLKVVVVGDITADELASRLDQIFRALPQGLPRAQPGEALPIQGLGQTHTIDLDVPQTVLRFVGPGLMRHDPDFIAGSVLNHILGGSAFTSRLFMEVREKRGLAYGVSSSLMPLRQGAMLVGGTATKNERAAESMSVIREEMAKLANEGPSEHEVAEAKRYIIGSYPLRFDTSPKIASELLGLAVNGFEPEFLSERNSLFAAVTLADVKRVAERLFGDPRLLVQAVGRPVDLV; encoded by the coding sequence ATGAACGCTCCGATTCCCGCTGCCGCCACCAGCCTCGCCGGCCCCTCGGTCCCGGTCCAGAAGGTCCGCTCGCCCGCCGGCGTCGAGGCCTGGCTGGTCGAGGAACACAGCCTGCCGCTGATCGCGGTCGACTTCGCCTTCGACGGCGGCGCGACGCGCGATCCCGAGAACGCCGCCGGCAGCGCCTATCTCGTCTCCGGCCTGCTCGACGAGGGCGCGGGCGATCTCGACGCCGAGGCCTTCCAGGGCCGGCTCGCCGACCACGCCATCAGCCTCGGCTTCGATGCGCGCCGAGACGACTTCCACGGCCATCTCCAGACGCTGTCGAGCCACCGCGACACCGCCTTCGAGCTGCTGGCGCTGTCCCTGAACGCCCCGCGCTTCGATGCCGACGCCGTCGAGCGGGTCAAGGGTCAGGTCATTTCCGGGCTGCAGCGCCAGGCCCAGAACCCCGAATCCCTCTGCCGCAACGCGCTCTACGCTGCCGCCTTCCCCGGCCACCCCTATGGCCGGCCCGAGAAGGGCGACGTCGACAGCGTCTCGCGTCTCGAGGCCCAGGCGCTGAAGGGGCTTTCGCGCGATCTGCTCGCTCGCGCCGGGCTCAAGGTGGTCGTCGTCGGCGACATCACCGCAGACGAACTCGCAAGCCGGCTCGACCAGATCTTCCGCGCGCTGCCGCAAGGGCTGCCGCGTGCGCAGCCCGGCGAGGCCCTGCCGATCCAGGGTCTCGGCCAGACCCACACCATCGATCTCGACGTGCCGCAGACCGTGCTGCGCTTCGTCGGCCCCGGCCTGATGCGGCACGATCCCGATTTCATCGCCGGCAGCGTGCTCAACCACATCCTCGGCGGCTCGGCCTTCACCTCGCGGCTCTTCATGGAGGTGCGCGAGAAGCGCGGCCTTGCGTACGGCGTCTCGTCCAGCCTGATGCCGCTGCGCCAGGGCGCCATGCTGGTCGGCGGGACCGCGACCAAGAACGAGCGCGCCGCCGAGTCCATGAGCGTGATCCGCGAGGAGATGGCCAAGCTGGCCAATGAGGGGCCGAGCGAGCACGAGGTCGCGGAGGCCAAGCGTTACATCATCGGCTCCTATCCGCTGCGCTTCGACACCTCGCCGAAGATCGCCTCGGAACTGCTCGGCCTCGCCGTCAATGGCTTCGAGCCGGAGTTCCTCAGCGAACGCAACAGCCTCTTCGCCGCGGTGACGCTGGCCGACGTCAAGCGCGTGGCAGAGCGCCTCTTCGGCGACCCGCGCCTGCTGGTCCAGGCAGTGGGCCGGCCGGTCGATCTGGTGTGA
- the mutL gene encoding DNA mismatch repair endonuclease MutL, with the protein MPVRRLDPVLVDRIAAGEVIERPAAAVKELVENAIDAGARAIAVTIAAGGRELIRVVDDGAGMTPEDLALAVERHATSKLPDGDLFAIQSLGFRGEALPSIGSVARLSIATRRHDAPQGVALVVEAGEKGVVRPVAAAIGTRIEVSDLFAFTPARLKFLKSDRAEAQAVSEMLRRLAIAHPAIRFSLEGEHVSPFDWPAEALGEEGQLRRLGRALGRDFPENALRLDAAREGVHVTGFAGLPTFHRGTSAGVHLAVNGRPVRDKLLLSAVRGAYADVVPSDRHPVLFLDVACDPRAVDVNVHPAKSEVRFRDPQLVRGLVVSGLKAALAEAGHRATTTGGARTLEAFRAVFAGTGNSTSPLRPTLPDTPAWNAPATGFDARPQQGFAGFEVASADARAHLAEPAPDALDRPLGAARAQLHETYIVAQTREGVVIVDQHAAHERLVYERLKAERARSGIATQPLLLPEVVELDPVDADRLNAASDDLATLGLRLEPFGPGAVLVREAPQQLAGGNLQKLVRDVADALAEHGTAGSLERRLDHVLATMACHNSVRAGRRLRPEEMDALLREMEVTPNSGQCNHGRPTYVELKLADIERLFGRR; encoded by the coding sequence ATGCCCGTCCGCCGCCTCGATCCCGTTCTGGTCGACCGCATCGCCGCCGGCGAGGTGATCGAGCGGCCGGCTGCTGCGGTAAAGGAACTGGTCGAGAACGCCATCGACGCCGGCGCGCGCGCCATCGCCGTCACCATCGCGGCGGGCGGGCGCGAGCTCATCCGCGTCGTCGACGACGGCGCGGGCATGACGCCCGAGGATCTCGCGCTCGCCGTCGAGCGCCACGCCACCTCGAAGCTTCCCGATGGCGACCTCTTCGCGATCCAGTCGCTCGGTTTCCGCGGCGAGGCGCTGCCCTCGATCGGCTCGGTCGCGCGGCTCTCCATCGCCACCCGCCGCCACGATGCCCCCCAGGGCGTCGCCCTCGTGGTCGAGGCCGGCGAGAAGGGCGTGGTCCGTCCCGTCGCGGCAGCCATCGGCACCCGCATCGAGGTCAGCGATCTCTTTGCCTTCACCCCCGCCCGTCTGAAATTCCTCAAGAGCGACCGGGCCGAGGCGCAGGCCGTCTCGGAGATGCTGCGGCGCCTCGCCATCGCCCATCCGGCGATCCGGTTTTCGCTCGAGGGCGAGCACGTCTCGCCCTTCGACTGGCCGGCGGAAGCGCTTGGCGAGGAGGGGCAGTTGCGCCGTCTAGGCCGTGCGCTCGGCCGCGATTTCCCCGAGAATGCGCTCCGGCTCGACGCCGCGCGCGAGGGCGTCCACGTCACCGGCTTCGCCGGGTTGCCGACCTTTCACCGCGGCACCTCGGCCGGCGTGCATCTGGCCGTCAATGGCCGGCCGGTGCGCGACAAGCTGCTGCTCTCGGCCGTGCGCGGCGCCTATGCCGACGTCGTGCCCTCCGACCGCCACCCCGTGCTCTTCCTCGACGTCGCCTGCGATCCGCGCGCCGTTGACGTCAACGTCCATCCGGCCAAGAGCGAGGTCCGCTTCCGCGATCCGCAACTGGTCCGCGGCCTCGTCGTCTCCGGGCTGAAGGCGGCATTGGCGGAGGCGGGCCACCGCGCCACCACGACCGGCGGCGCCCGCACGCTGGAGGCCTTCCGCGCGGTTTTCGCTGGCACCGGCAACAGCACCTCGCCTTTGCGCCCAACCCTGCCGGACACGCCCGCCTGGAACGCGCCCGCGACCGGCTTCGACGCCCGCCCGCAGCAGGGTTTCGCCGGCTTCGAGGTCGCCTCGGCCGACGCCCGCGCCCATCTCGCGGAGCCCGCGCCGGATGCGCTCGACCGGCCGCTTGGCGCGGCTCGCGCCCAGCTCCACGAAACCTATATCGTCGCCCAGACGCGCGAGGGCGTCGTCATCGTCGACCAGCACGCCGCCCATGAGCGTCTCGTCTATGAGCGCCTCAAGGCCGAGCGCGCCCGCAGCGGGATCGCCACGCAGCCTCTGCTCCTGCCCGAGGTGGTCGAACTCGACCCCGTCGACGCCGACCGGCTGAACGCGGCTTCGGACGATCTCGCGACGCTCGGCTTGAGGCTGGAGCCCTTCGGTCCGGGCGCGGTGCTGGTCCGTGAGGCGCCCCAGCAGCTCGCCGGCGGCAACCTCCAGAAGCTCGTCCGCGACGTTGCCGACGCGCTGGCCGAGCATGGAACCGCCGGTTCTCTGGAGCGACGCCTCGACCATGTTCTGGCGACGATGGCCTGCCACAATTCCGTCCGCGCCGGCCGTCGGCTCCGCCCCGAGGAGATGGACGCGCTGCTGCGCGAAATGGAGGTCACGCCCAATTCGGGCCAGTGCAACCATGGCCGCCCGACCTATGTCGAACTCAAGCTCGCCGACATCGAGCGGCTGTTCGGGAGGCGGTGA
- a CDS encoding DUF2019 domain-containing protein: MPDSELLARFEKLCVEQYNALDRQEYAAFNRRYDRIQAIEDELKSRPGDQRRILLQLFGHPNMQVRLTAARATLAVDYLAARREIQEIAASKWGPQCGDAGMTLINLDNGIYRPT; this comes from the coding sequence TTGCCGGACAGCGAACTCCTCGCCCGCTTCGAGAAGCTGTGCGTCGAACAGTACAACGCTCTCGATCGCCAGGAGTACGCGGCTTTCAATCGACGATACGATCGGATCCAGGCGATCGAAGACGAGCTGAAGTCGCGTCCCGGGGATCAGCGCCGCATCCTCCTCCAGCTCTTCGGTCATCCGAACATGCAGGTCCGTTTGACGGCTGCACGTGCCACCCTTGCCGTCGATTATCTCGCCGCCCGTCGCGAGATACAGGAGATCGCCGCCTCCAAATGGGGTCCGCAATGCGGAGATGCCGGCATGACCCTGATCAATCTGGACAACGGGATCTATCGACCGACCTGA
- a CDS encoding DUF2019 domain-containing protein, giving the protein MKRDEDLGALSSEEIVKRFEQLCIEQYDAMDREERGRVNRLVWRIHALEMELKSRPGDQRRLLRRFFGHSNMQVRLSAAHANLAIDYPAARREIQDIADSKWGPQCGDAGMTLINLDNGIYRPT; this is encoded by the coding sequence ATGAAGCGCGATGAGGATTTGGGGGCGCTGTCCAGTGAGGAGATCGTCAAGCGCTTCGAGCAGCTCTGCATCGAGCAGTACGACGCCATGGATCGCGAAGAACGAGGGCGGGTCAACCGCCTCGTCTGGCGCATTCATGCCTTGGAAATGGAACTGAAATCGCGCCCTGGTGATCAACGCCGCCTTCTTCGGCGCTTCTTCGGCCACTCGAACATGCAGGTTCGGCTCTCAGCAGCACACGCCAATCTCGCGATCGACTACCCGGCTGCCCGTCGCGAGATTCAGGATATCGCCGACTCCAAATGGGGTCCGCAATGCGGAGACGCTGGCATGACCCTCATCAATCTGGACAACGGGATCTATCGGCCGACCTGA